One Ahaetulla prasina isolate Xishuangbanna chromosome 1, ASM2864084v1, whole genome shotgun sequence DNA window includes the following coding sequences:
- the LOC131197241 gene encoding GDNF-inducible zinc finger protein 1-like has translation MEKKKILMKSSVAASNLLRALHSLYQFGHFCDVTIYTNQLGIQQEFYVHKAVLAASSNYFKSLFLNNEMNNVKSCAVILQDIQAEDFVSFLKFVYTAELEIEVDRLHQIKELAKRFECQDLLEIFEEMKVVGGNLEPNVHLEKNKGVRLPGNQTELEGEKAQHDLSHVLAAALMKKNHLGKRTNHPKPTTNFDDIKNKHLNPNEDRIASCNSKDESATTSEHISVTDCPSINEEDLKEAHIALSRILPDQNDDSSLTLSKAKLRKSTRSISKALPRSYACDKCNHLFHFAEQYQSHIDLEHSTSLGIKYSCSICSQLFPNGHSLRQHRLTVHSRQRTFPCLLCDKKFQRQKDIDAHIRMIHEKKQHPQKCPYCDKVISSKCGLTVHIRTHTGEKPYKCQCCPASFAQRSAFNTHVRSHTGEKPYICEECGASFADKGKLNGHKRTHTGERLFRCDVCGKHFATNEYLKCHKRCHMGAKPYKCDVCGKTFGLRASLAQHSNVHAETPPYFCEQCGKTFTQQGALRRHQRIHTGEKPYKCRACERTFTDMSTLRRHVLVHDRNAHWRSFLIDLTIKKDHNWSKIETLSTVCMEENSATVWPDCQEKCYTSENTNVKKVEQIPGSSNVKESQPTLMLL, from the exons atggaaaaaaagaaaattttaatgaAATCCAGTGTTGCTGCCTCCAACCTCCTGAGAGCATTACATTCTCTCTATCAATTTGGACATTTTTGTGATGTTACAATATACACAAACCAGCTGGGTATCCAACAAGAATTTTACGTCCACAAAGCTGTTTTAGCAGCTTCTAGCAATtactttaaaagcctttttctcAATAATGAAATGAATAACGTCAAAAGCTGCGCAGTGATCCTCCAGGATATTCAGGCTGAAGACTTTGTCTCCTTCCTGAAGTTTGTCTACACTGCAGAGTTAGAAATTGAAGTAGACAGACTGCACCAGATCAAGGAGCTCGCTAAAAGATTTGAATGCCAAGATCTGCTTGAAATTTTTGAAGAAATGAAGGTTGTAGGTGGAAACTTGGAACCAAATGttcatttggaaaaaaacaaaggtGTTAGATTGCCTGGGAATCAAACAGAACTTGAAGGAGAAAAAGCACAGCATGATTTATCTCATGTTTTGGCTGCTGCACTGATGAAGAAGAATCATTTGGGGAAAAGAACAAACCATCCAAAACCAACCACCAATTTTGatgatattaaaaataaacatctAAACCCTAATGAAGACAGGATTGCGAGTTGTAATTCCAAAGATGAGTCAGCAACGACGTCTGAGCATATCAGTGTGACTGACTGTCCTTCAATAAATGAGGAGGACTTGAAGGAAGCCCACATCGCTTTAAGCAGGATATTGCCTGACCAAAACGATGACAGTAGTTTGACGCTTTCTAAGGCCAAACTCAGAAAGTCAACCCGCAGTATATCAAAAGCCTTGCCAAGATCATATGCCTGTGACAAGTGTAATCATTTATTCCATTTTGCTGAGCAGTACCAATCACATATTGATCTGGAGCATAGCACAAGCTTGGGAATTAAGTATAGCTGCAGTATATGTAGCCAACTCTTTCCCAATGGTCACAGCCTAAGGCAACACAGGCTCACTGTCCACAGCCGACAGCGGACCTTCCCTTGTTTGTTGTGTGACAAAAAGTTTCAGCGCCAGAAGGATATTGATGCTCATATCCGCATGATTCATGAAAAGAAGCAGCATCCTCAAAAATGCCCCTACTGTGACAAAGTCATCAGCTCCAAGTGTGGCCTGACAGTTCACATACGaacccacacaggagagaagccttaTAAGTGTCAGTGTtgcccagccagttttgctcagAGGTCAGCCTTTAATACTCACGTAAG GTCACACACAGGTGAAAAGCCATATATCTGTGAGGAGTGTGGGGCATCTTTTGCTGATAAAGGCAAACTTAATGGCCATAAGAGGACACATACAG GAGAACGCCTCTTCAGATGTGATGTGTGTGGGAAACATTTTGCTACCAATGAATATTTAAAATGTCACAAGCGTTGCCACATGGGAGCTAAGCCGTACAAGTGTGATGTGTGTGGGAAAACCTTTGGATTGAGAGCTTCATTAGCCCAACATAGTAATGTTCATGCAG AGACTCCTCCTTATTTCTGTGAGCAGTGTGGAAAGACATTTACTCAGCAAGGAGCTCTAAGACGTCACCAGCGTATTCACACTGGtgaaaagccatataaatgcagggCTTGTGAAAGAACCTTCACAGATATGTCTACCCTGAGGAGGCATGTATTG GTCCATGATCGGAATGCTCATTGGAGAAGTTTCTTAATAGATCTTACTATCAAAAAGGATCATAACTGGTCCAAAATAGAGACTTTGTCCACTGTTTGTATGGAAGAGAATTCTGCTACAGTTTGGCCTGACTGCCAAGAGAAATGCTACACATCAGAAAACACAAATGTTAAAAAAGTAGAACAGATACCAGGCAGTAGCAATGTGAAAGAATCTCAACCTACCCTTATGCTTTTATAG